The following nucleotide sequence is from bacterium.
TTACGGCGTCGACGCTGACCGCGGCGGGTATCGTGAGGCGCGTCGGGGCGGGTCCCGTCGCCGTGAGCCGCACGGTGCCCTCGATGCGGCGCGCAGCGGGGTCGACGTCCGCCTGCACATCGATGCGCGGCGCCGCCGCGGCCGGCGTGGCGAGCAGCGCCAGGAGGAGGGCGAGGCGCCGGATCACGACGCCGGCCCGAAGCGCGCGACGAGCGTCTGCGTGCGCCCGCCGCGCCGTACGTCGAGCGGCAGCCACGTTCCCGGGGCCAGGCCCTCGACGATCGTGCGCAAGGCGCTCGGCTGCGGCGTCACGGCGCCGGCCGCCGCGACGATCACGTCGCCCGGCCGCAGGCCGGCCGCCGCCGCGACGCTGCCTGCCTCCACGCGCACGACGCGTACGCCGCCGTCGCCCGGCGCCAGCTCGATGCCGAGCCGCGGCGGCGCCGGCTCGGCGCTAGGGGCGATGCCGAAGACCCAGTCGGCGACGTCGGGCGCGAGCCGCCCGCAGTCGCGCTCGACGTCCCAGGGGATCAGTACGACCACGTCGCGCTCGCCCAGGGCGGCGAGCTGGTGCGGCACGCCGAAGCCGCGCTCGAGATGGCCGCTGCCCATGACGCCGACCACGACGGCGTCGGGATATGCGGCGGCGGCCGCGGCGAGCGCTTCGGCGAGGGCCCGGTCCCAGGTGAGCTGGGCTTCGACGAAGCGCCGGGCCGCGGCGGGATCGGGGTCGGCCGCGTGTCCGTGCGCGCCGAACGTCTCCGCCAGCGTCGCGGCGTAGGCCGGCGCCGCAGGGGCGGGCGTCCCGAGACCCTCGCGCTCGGCGTCGGGGATCGCCTCCCAGCCCTCGCGCGCGACGCGGCCGACGAGCGCGCGCTCGACGTTGAGGGCCACCATCGGCAGGCGGTTCGCGCGCGCCAGCTCGAAGAGCGGCAGGTAGAGCCGAGCCGGGAATCCCCAGACGCGATCCCAGTCGACGTCGGCGAGGAACCTCGGGGCGTCGAGCCCGCCTGCGATCCAGCGATCGAGGACCGGCTGCGCGCGCCGTGGGAACATCTCGAAGCCGACGACGACGTGCCGCCGTCGCGCCAGCAGGCCTGCGATCACCTGGGCCTGCCAGCGATGGTGCGCCATGCGGTCGTGGTGCTCGCCGAGCAGGACGATCCGTGCCCGCGCCGCCTGCGCGAGGACGTCGGGGCCCGGCGTCGCACGACGGTCGCGCGGGCGGAGCCACGTGGCGGCGTCGACGCCGGGCCCCGTCGACTCGGGCGCGGGCGGTCGCGGCGCCCGACAGGCGGCGACGCCGACGAGCGCCGCGAGCAGGACGGGGAGGGCGCGCGGCATCGCGTCGAGGATCGTCCGCGCGCCGGCGCGACGCCAGCGGCCGCTCAGCGTGGGGCGGTGGCCCAGCGGCTCGGCGGCATGCCGAAGCGACGGGCGAAGACGCGGCTGAAGTACGCCGGGTCGGCGAAGCCGGCGGCGAGCGCGGCCTCCTTCACCGAGGTGCCGCGGCGGAGCAGGAAGCAGGCGCGGTCGAGCTGGATGTTGCGGCGCAGGGCGGTGAAGCGCTCGCCCGTGACCCGGCGGATGACCGTCGAGACGTGACTCGGGCTGTAGCCGAGCGCGCGTGCCAGCTCACCCAGCGTCACCTGGCCGTCCAGGTGGCGCGCGAGGTAGTCCTGCACGGCGTCGTCGACCCGGGGACGCATCTCGACCGGCGCAGCCACGAGCCGGGCGAGGTCGGCCCAGACGTCGTCGAGCCGCGCCGCCAGGGAGGCGAGCCCGCCGTCTGCGCAATCGCCCTCGAGCGCGGCGAGGTCGCGGCTCGCGGCTTCGAGCCGCGCGCGCACGGCCGCGGGAAGCTCGGCGTCGGGCGCAAGGAGGATCGCCTCGACCATGGACGCTGCGGCGCGGGCCGCGGCGCGCACATCGGTGTGCGCGCGGGCCAGGGCGGTGGAAGCGATGCGACCCGCGCCGAGTACCTCGGCGGCGTCGCGGCAGCGCAGAGCCTGCGACAGGCGAGCGACGGTCGAGCGCGCGAAGCTCCAGGGCGGCATGGGCCCGGCATCAATACTGAAATTGGTTTTCAGTTTCAACGGTGTTCTTGTACGGGCCGCGGCCGGAGAGGCGGATGCCGTGCGGGCTGCGTGGTCGGACGCCCGGGCGAAGAAAATCCAATCGATGTTCCGTTTCATCCCTTGTCGACAAAGGCACGTTATTGAAAATGGTTTTCACTTTCAACCGGGGGATTCGGATGATGATGGAGCGCCTCGATGTACCGTCCGCGGCGGCGGCCCTGCTGGCGGATGCCGCCTCACTGGGTCCGGTACGGGCCATCCTGCGAAGCTGTAGCGGCTTCGTGGAGCTCTTCTGCTCGGCCGATGCCTTCGAGGTGCATGGGGGATGGCTCCACGTGCGCCAGCCCACGGCCCATCTGCACGTTCAGGTCCCGGCCCTGGCCGCGGCAGCCTTCCACGACGCCGGCGACGAGGCGCATCCTGGCCGGCCGTCCCTGTGGTTGCTCGGTCGCTGCGGGGCTCCCTGCCTCCTCCTGATCCTCGACCAGACCGAGGGCGAGGCGCGCGCGCGCCAGGAGACCGCGTTCCAGGCGCTGCGGGCGCGATGGGGCACGCAGGTGGCCTTCCACGGCGGCGACGCGCCGGCTGAGGACCGCCTCCTCCACTGATCATGCGGCGAGGAGCGGAGACGATGGCAGAGCCGTGTGACGGCGGGCCCGAGGCGCGTGATGCGCGGTGCGACTGCGGCAATCTCCTGGCGCGGCTGACGGATCGGGGCGTCGAGGTGAAGTGCCGACGCTGCAAGCGCATCGTCGTGATTCCCATCGAAGCAGCCAGCGAACGACCAACCGTCGCCCGCCGCAGCACTTGACCGTGCGGCCGCCGATGGGCGATCGCACCCGACCCACCGTCCCGGGCTGCCGCGTCCGGGCGGGCGTTGCCGGCCACTCCACTCCACTCGATCGATCGGAGAACACCTGATGCCTCGCTTCCTCCCGCTCACCACCGCGCTCGCGCTGCTCCTCGCCGTCGTCGCCGCTGCGCCGGCGGCGACACTGGTTCTCGACCACGAGACACCCGGAGCCGCCTGGGACGGGATCGTCGACGGCTTCCCCGGGCTGGTCCCGAAGGACGGCAATCCCGACTTCGGCCAGAACCCGCTCTCGGTGGTGCTAAAGGGCGACGTGACCGAGGTGCGCTCCGTCATGGAGTTCCCGCTCGCGTCCCTCGCCGACGTGGCGGCGGACGACATCGTGGCCGTGACGCTGCGCTTCAACGTGGACGACGTGCTCTCCACGCTCGGCCCCGGCACCGAGCTGAGCGGGAAGGCCGCGAGCAGCATCCGCGTCTACTTCTATGCCGGGGACGGCGTCGCGCTGACGTCGGACTTCAAGAACACGAACGAGGGATTCACGACGGTGAGCATCGGCGGGAACATCACCGACGCCACCCTGAAGCAGACGGGTGCCGTGTTCTTCGAGGTCGATGCCCGCGCCCGGCTGGTGCAGGCGCTGGCCGAGGGCAGCACGCACCTCGGCGTCCTCTGGCGCACGACCGACAGCCCCACCGGCACCTCGCTCGACGACGGCCGGGGCGGCTCGGCGTCGGGTGAGCCGAGCGAGACGTCCGCCGGCTCGAAGATGCCGCAGCTCATCATCGAGGTGAACGAGCAGCCCCCGCCGGGTTGCGGCAACGGCGTCCCCGATCCCGGCGAGACCTGCGACGACGGCAACACCGACGACGGGGACTGCTGCAGCCGCCGCTGCCAGCTCGAGAGCGCCGGCAGCGCGTGCAGCGACGGCGACGCCTGCACCACCGGCGACGTCTGCGACGGCGCCGGCGTCTGCGTCCCCGGCGGCCCGACCGTGTGCGACGACGGCAGCATCTGCACCGCGGACGCGTGCGATCCCGCGACCGGCTGCACGAACACGCCCACCAACGAGGGCGAGAGCTGCGACGACGGCAGCGTCTGCACCACCGGCGACGCCTGCACCACGGGCGTGTGCTTCGGCACGCCGATCACCGGCACGTGCGACGACGGCAACGCCTGCACCAGCGGCGACGTCTGCACGGGAGGCATCTGCGTCGGCGAGCCGCTGTGCGGCAACGGCGTGGTCGAGCCGTCCTGCGACGAGGAGTGCGACGACGGCAACCGCGTCTCGGTGGACGGCTGCTCGGACGTCTGCCGCTACGACTCGCTGCTCGGCGGCACCAAGCCGATGGAGTGCCTCGTGAGCATCGCCTTCGGCCTGCCCGTGCGTGACGGGTCGGGCAACATCGCCACGAAGCAGATCTGCACCGACAACGATCCCGCCTGCGACGCCGATCCCACCGAGGGCGTCTGCGGCTTCGACGTCGGCGTGTGCCTCGGCGTCGCCGATGCGCGGCTGCCGGCCTGCTCGGCCACGCCGAGCCTCGCGCCGGCGGTGCGCAAGCCGGGACGCTCGAAGCGCGATCGCGCGAACCGCGAGCGCCTCGACGCCGCGCTCGCGAGCGTCAGCTCGCCCGGCTGCACCGCGCCGGTGCGCATCGACGTGCCGCTGCGCAAGAAGGGGAAGAAGCTGCGCCCCGGCAAGACGAAGCTCGTCGTCCGCGCCAAGCCCGCCGGCGGCAAGCCGGACAAGGACACGGTAGTCCTCGGGTGCCTGCCGGCCTCTTGATCCGCAGCGTCCGTGCGAGCGTCGTCGTGATCGCCCTGGTGACCGTCGTGGCGGCGCAGACGCCGCCGGCGCCGGACGACACCGGGACGCGCACGAAGCCGTCGCCGGCGCGGGAGGACGTGCTGACGCCCCCGTCGCCGGACGACGCCGGCCTCGCTCCGGAGCCCGAGGTCGGTCCCGCCGACGACGAGCCGGTGTCCGCGCACCCGCGCTCGCCCGAGGACGCGGAGTCCGTCCTCGCCACGCCGCTCGCCGAGGTCGTCGTCACCGGCACGAAGATGGCCACCGAGCAGTGGGAGGCGACGGTCCCGACGCAGGTGATCTCCAAAGAGCGGAT
It contains:
- a CDS encoding ChaN family lipoprotein; translated protein: MPRALPVLLAALVGVAACRAPRPPAPESTGPGVDAATWLRPRDRRATPGPDVLAQAARARIVLLGEHHDRMAHHRWQAQVIAGLLARRRHVVVGFEMFPRRAQPVLDRWIAGGLDAPRFLADVDWDRVWGFPARLYLPLFELARANRLPMVALNVERALVGRVAREGWEAIPDAEREGLGTPAPAAPAYAATLAETFGAHGHAADPDPAAARRFVEAQLTWDRALAEALAAAAAAYPDAVVVGVMGSGHLERGFGVPHQLAALGERDVVVLIPWDVERDCGRLAPDVADWVFGIAPSAEPAPPRLGIELAPGDGGVRVVRVEAGSVAAAAGLRPGDVIVAAAGAVTPQPSALRTIVEGLAPGTWLPLDVRRGGRTQTLVARFGPAS
- a CDS encoding helix-turn-helix transcriptional regulator; this translates as MKRNIDWIFFARASDHAARTASASPAAARTRTPLKLKTNFSIDAGPMPPWSFARSTVARLSQALRCRDAAEVLGAGRIASTALARAHTDVRAAARAAASMVEAILLAPDAELPAAVRARLEAASRDLAALEGDCADGGLASLAARLDDVWADLARLVAAPVEMRPRVDDAVQDYLARHLDGQVTLGELARALGYSPSHVSTVIRRVTGERFTALRRNIQLDRACFLLRRGTSVKEAALAAGFADPAYFSRVFARRFGMPPSRWATAPR
- a CDS encoding DUF4215 domain-containing protein produces the protein MPRFLPLTTALALLLAVVAAAPAATLVLDHETPGAAWDGIVDGFPGLVPKDGNPDFGQNPLSVVLKGDVTEVRSVMEFPLASLADVAADDIVAVTLRFNVDDVLSTLGPGTELSGKAASSIRVYFYAGDGVALTSDFKNTNEGFTTVSIGGNITDATLKQTGAVFFEVDARARLVQALAEGSTHLGVLWRTTDSPTGTSLDDGRGGSASGEPSETSAGSKMPQLIIEVNEQPPPGCGNGVPDPGETCDDGNTDDGDCCSRRCQLESAGSACSDGDACTTGDVCDGAGVCVPGGPTVCDDGSICTADACDPATGCTNTPTNEGESCDDGSVCTTGDACTTGVCFGTPITGTCDDGNACTSGDVCTGGICVGEPLCGNGVVEPSCDEECDDGNRVSVDGCSDVCRYDSLLGGTKPMECLVSIAFGLPVRDGSGNIATKQICTDNDPACDADPTEGVCGFDVGVCLGVADARLPACSATPSLAPAVRKPGRSKRDRANRERLDAALASVSSPGCTAPVRIDVPLRKKGKKLRPGKTKLVVRAKPAGGKPDKDTVVLGCLPAS